The genomic region CCTGTTTTGAAGCTATGGCCAGCTTTGAGCTCTGATGGCGGTTCTAATTGGTGACGACATCACTTGATGTTGAACCTCCCCTACGTTCCGATAAATCTCATCAAGAGTTACTTGGTGTACAGACACCAATTCTATGAACAGAGGGAATTTAGGTGACTTTTGACATGATTATCCCCATCAGCAAAGAGGATCTCTACCCACAAGACCAATTAAAGACATCTATGCATTGCTGACATGGAAATGCAAACAAATGGGAGGTCGACCTCCAATCTAACATCTCAAGCCTCGACGATAAATACAACAGATGCTAACAATGAAACCCAAACAACACACGCACCTCATTATCAATGTCGGCCCATCACAACTTGAAGGCACCGCTGGTATGAGGTCCCTTGTGCTCCACAAtcttcttcccatccaacccaacaatCTCACCCTTTCTATTGATCACCTTGACACCGCCCTTCTTGAGATCGTTCATTGTCTCCCGTtgggcctcggccttcttgttgACAGGCTTGTTTGCATCAAGGCCACCGGCCTTGCGGATGCGCTCCTTCTCACGTCTACGTCtcctggccttctcctcgcggCTCATTTCCTGCTTGGCCACTGGCAAGCCGCTCTTGGCCacaacctcgcccttctcAGCCGAATCCTTGCCTGGCGCGTAGACCTCCTGGGGCGCAATCATGCTCTCGCCGCCGGCAACACCCTGGGCAGTGGTGGGTTGAGCATCCTCCATGGCCACCGTAGCGACATCAGCCACGACGGTAAGAGTGGGAGCCACAGGCTTGGGCTTGTAGTGCCAGCTGCTGAGAGCGTCAAGCCGGGCGCTGACGTCCTTCCACATCTGCTTGatctcctcttcgtccttcCGCGTCTTGTCGTCAGCCGCGCTGACGTAGGCGTCAGGGTTGGACTCCTTAATGTGCTGCTCCTCGTATATCTCGGCCAAACTTTGCTTGCCCTTGGTGTCCTCGATATCCACCAGGCCGCGGCGGGCCGAGTTCGGGTTGCCAAAGTCATCGGGACGGCGGCGAAGAACTTCGTCGAATTCGTTAGCAAGAATGCGTCGCTTGATGAGTTCCTCGATAGACTCGGAGACGTCCTCCGTCATGACTGGTACCGGCTTGCCGGCATGCTCAAAGTCAAGATCCTCCTCGAGTAGCGAGTTAATGGGACGAGCCTGCGCAGTGGCCTCACCGGATAAGGTCCAAGCTCGCTTGGCCACCAATTCAGATTCGAGTTTGCGAATTTCATCCGCAATCTTGGCCCGTCTGCGCTCGTGGGCGGAACGACGGGATTTGGGATTTCCAGCCGAGGCATCAGACAGAGCGTCTTCCTCGGCGGAAAACTCGGACAGATCATCAAAGAGATCACGCTTGACATCGTTCTCGGCTCTTTCCATATCCTCCTCTGTCGGCTGGAACGGCTTCTTGGGCATGTATGGTTTTCTCTGATTgcccgtcttcttctttgctggTGGCGCGAAGAAGTCCTTGTAGTAGATGTCGTTGGCGGTAAGGTCCATGTCCATATCGTCAGCACCGGCAGGCtggtcatcatcaccctcgtcatcctcgctgTCGCTGAACTTGGCCAAATCTGCGAGCTCCTTCTTGCTCAATACTGgtccctcgtcgtcctcgtcatcatccataTCCATGTCATCCATGTCCATGTCCGAATCCTCATCCTTGGCCCCCTTCTTGCCAAATTTGTTGACTGCGAACGGGTCTCCGTGCCAATCGACagcctcctcgtcgctgGCGTAATCTGTATTTGGATCTGCGCGAGCATCCTGGTCCTCGAACCATTGGGTTTGCTTGTTGAACTCGTCTATTGAGAAGAAGCCGTCGTTGAGTCCGTTGGGGTCTTCAACGAAGTCGGCGGCTTCAGCTTCAgagtcttcttcatcctcatcatcttctccgtcctcttcaacctcggccccttcctcttcttcacccatctcctcctcgtcctcatcttcgtcatcgtcttcatcttcgtcgtcatcctcggcttccAAATCGAACATGCTCTCGCGTTCTTCGCCAATACTGGATGTCTCCTCGTCAGAGTCCTCAGTATCGGCCTCACTGCCCTCGTCAACATCGGAAGATGCGCTcgcgtcatcctcatcgtccgaTCCAACTTCAAACCCATCCTTGCCGAAACCCAGGGCCTTGGCCTCAGCGTCTTCTTGCTCAATTTCGTTGTTCTCCTCGAGTTCTTCCAGGACCGATGTCGACTCCTGAAGCGCGCTGCTGATGATCTTCTTTGCCTGCTGCCATACTTGATCTGTTTCAAAGCCGTCGATGTGCAGTTTTCTGATTTTTAGAATGGCGCTCTGACCGTAGCTGCCGTCTCTCTTGCGCTTCTTCCCAGCCTCGCGGagcctctgctgctgttgatcgCTAACCGGGCCAGCCAGAGAGTCGAGCGTCTCTTTTGCCAATTGCAGCGAGCCGTTTGGGAGCAGAGGTGGGGGCTGCAGGAAAACATGGCGGTTTGCCGGGGCAGTCGagtcgaggaagagggcgatggCCGAGCTGGGCCCGAGGGCGGCTACACCGTTTTGCGACATGGCGGGAAGAttggtgagggtgtgggaggtggaggtgaggtccGAGTTGCTGCCTGTCGACCCTGCCATGCTTTTTGGTTCTGGCGAATTGTGGTTGTGGCGTCGCGATGCCCAAAAGTCAAAATGCTGTTGCAAGGCAAATTTTGGCCGCTTCTTTGCTTCCAAAAAATCTCGGACGGCCTTTGAGCCCCACCACAAAGCTGGGCAGATGCAGCCAATCATGAGCTTGCCTTTGATACGGTAAGGCTTATCGCAAGGCCCCCATTCAAGAGCCTTGCAGCAGCACCTCGAGAACTT from Podospora bellae-mahoneyi strain CBS 112042 chromosome 4, whole genome shotgun sequence harbors:
- the MPP10 gene encoding U3 snoRNP protein (BUSCO:EOG09263ROQ; COG:A; EggNog:ENOG503NXG1) produces the protein MAGSTGSNSDLTSTSHTLTNLPAMSQNGVAALGPSSAIALFLDSTAPANRHVFLQPPPLLPNGSLQLAKETLDSLAGPVSDQQQQRLREAGKKRKRDGSYGQSAILKIRKLHIDGFETDQVWQQAKKIISSALQESTSVLEELEENNEIEQEDAEAKALGFGKDGFEVGSDDEDDASASSDVDEGSEADTEDSDEETSSIGEERESMFDLEAEDDDEDEDDDEDEDEEEMGEEEEGAEVEEDGEDDEDEEDSEAEAADFVEDPNGLNDGFFSIDEFNKQTQWFEDQDARADPNTDYASDEEAVDWHGDPFAVNKFGKKGAKDEDSDMDMDDMDMDDDEDDEGPVLSKKELADLAKFSDSEDDEGDDDQPAGADDMDMDLTANDIYYKDFFAPPAKKKTGNQRKPYMPKKPFQPTEEDMERAENDVKRDLFDDLSEFSAEEDALSDASAGNPKSRRSAHERRRAKIADEIRKLESELVAKRAWTLSGEATAQARPINSLLEEDLDFEHAGKPVPVMTEDVSESIEELIKRRILANEFDEVLRRRPDDFGNPNSARRGLVDIEDTKGKQSLAEIYEEQHIKESNPDAYVSAADDKTRKDEEEIKQMWKDVSARLDALSSWHYKPKPVAPTLTVVADVATVAMEDAQPTTAQGVAGGESMIAPQEVYAPGKDSAEKGEVVAKSGLPVAKQEMSREEKARRRRREKERIRKAGGLDANKPVNKKAEAQRETMNDLKKGGVKVINRKGEIVGLDGKKIVEHKGPHTSGAFKL